In the genome of Pagrus major chromosome 17, Pma_NU_1.0, the window TTTAATGTTAGCAGACTTaagatacaaagaaaaaaataaattcactaATTCCAAGTGTTTAAAATTACAAAATGCTTTACAAAAGAGGGGGTAGCGGATACAGAATAACAGTATTTACTGCTAACAACAGCTTCTTAAACAGCAACACCTTTGGGACTCGCAAAGCAGAAGTAAGATAATGAATAAAGGATGTGTGAACCAATGTTCTCACGACCCTGAACCATGTGCTTTTCAGTTAACATGAACCACAGTACCTAAAGATAGAAGGACTTAGGAGATTTTTCTCAGTCTTACGGAATTAACAAGGTCAGAAGAGTTTCCAGTTAGAAAACCTGTACTAATGATTTGTATCAGCTTAAATCCACAAAAGTAACTCCAAAGGTGCTTGGAAGGTGACGGTGTTTAATCATCATTGTCTGTAGATTTGTAGTGGTCTTCGTCGATGGTGGAAAAGATGTGACCTTCATTGCTTAGGAACTCCACTGCTTGCCTGTTAAGAGGACAAAGAGAAATATTAATAGTTAATTTAAAGCACTTATTACTAGACTTTTTATATAAACCTCAAGCAATGCAAATAACACTTTCAAACTTATTACACAGTCTGAGACTTCTGACACTTCTTTGACACATACACAACTGATATATTTGAGCAGCAGTTATTGGTCAATGGTGAGAAGATCAACTGCCAACTGTTTCTGATAATGATTCATGATGTTTCATTATAGTtattataaaacaacataaacagaaGGAATTATTACACCAAGCAAAAACTGGTTCCATGTAGATATGGGAACCTGGgacatgaaaaaatgtgaacctatcctttgtttttgtctaaacTTAAACTAACAGACATAAAattaaaagagaagaaaaaaagaaatcaacaaagGCTATTAATATAAAATCTTGGTCATATTAGACTTAATGCACATATTAAGAAGGTGCAGACTTGGGATATTTTTGATTGCTGGCCTCAAACAACCTGTGCTCATGTCAGCTTTAGtctgaacaaaataaaacacagctaCAAGGTTCTTATCATTGACAGAAGAAAGTGGGACTTCCTGTTTAGTGTACAGTTTAACATAGTGTTCTGTTGAACATGAGGGCTAGTCATTCTgtaaacaaagtgtttgttgCAAAATGTTCTTTAAGAAGTTAAATTCTGGGTTGAGGCAGCATGCAACAgattattttaaacatattaAGCTAAGAGTGAACACTTAGGATATCTGTGGTCAAGCCAGCTAAGGTTAACATTATGAGTCATAAGTAGAAGAGAAATTAAGCCTTAGATGACAATAACTTGGCTGAGTTCCTGTTTCTTCTTAAGCTGCACTGACAAATTATTTGAGACCACTTTGCAAATCACACATTTAGTGCCAATGAGTCATCTCAATGAAGTCACCCGATGATACCAATAATTCAATGTTCTGCTTTTCAGCTTGGGTGGGGGGGTTTCTGTGGTTGAACTATACTGTCCAAATTCACTAGAACAACCACAATGTAAATTTTGTTTTAAGAAAGGTTATTCTTTTAGGACTGGAGGCCAAATGTCTCTTACTTGATGACAGTCAGACTTATGCCACTGAGTCTCTGCTTCAGGTCTTGGATACTGATGCCCTGTGCGTCTGGGCAGCTTCTTATCAAACTCAGCACCTTGAGAGAGGaacaatgaaatattaaaacatgcacacactgtgtCAAACTGTAGATACAGAAGCATCCTTCAACGTGAGAAAATCTTTGTGAAACCATGACTACTTTCCCTGACTAAGCTATTTTTCCGTAATTCATATTCATAGAAAGGAGGGACAGGAAGTATGTGACTGTGGGTCATTTTTTGGTGCCTCTCTGTCTGggcacatgtgaaaataaagcTTTTGGTTTGAAAGGTCACTGACCAGTGTTAGATCTAGTTTATGTTCTTGTCCACATTCAtttcttaaaagttaaaaagtcagtGGTTGTAATATTatggctttttttgtttgttttaagttttaaaacagaTTGCATtgcaaagtaaataaattaaaggggaaattctggtatttttaaacctgggccttACATTTACATGTTCGTATAAATTATTCATACTTATCAGTAGTTTTAGAACCTGTCCAGCTGATAGTACACAGCTGCAGTGTActcctttggggcaactccgaccTTCAAAATTAAGTCCACTAAAAGTGTTTGTTTCGTCACTGACAGGCCGAGGTTGTTATTTTAAGTCTCTGATGTTATGGAGACGAATTCCTACGGAAAGATTCTTAAACAAATGTGATCCCTTTTGTAACCAGAAGGTCtcgttcaaggagaagtctcactCTAAAATCTTGCGCGTTGAGCggttacagttgttgcctcatctagattgtcaaaatcagttagtCGAGTCGGAGTTACCCCAAAGGATTACGCTGCGATTGCAGCTGTGTCGTGGCTGCCAATATGAATCATGCACACAgccaaacatgtaaatatagagCCCAGGTTTTAAAATCCCAGAATTCCCCTTTTCcataaaattgtatttattaatctTAGAATATTTTGGCTCACCTGATTCTGGTTTGCGCTTAACCCATTGTTTGTCATGTCGTTAGCTCCTTCATAGCTCCCTCCCTTGTTATCCATGCCCGACCGCGACATGGCGGTGTCGTTACTGCTCATTCTTCCCCCAACACCACCAgactgaaagagaaacaaaactgtTTTGACACATTTACTGGTAATGGCACACAGTACATCCTCGAACGTAAGTACTTAGAAATGTGACTACAGCATCTTCTGTAATGGGAACATAACAGTGTCACATGTAGAAACCAGCTACAGTGTAGTCTTCTCAGAAAGGAGTTGACTGACATAATGTTAAGAATGTTCACATTGATGTGGTGATGCCAGTTTGTCAGTATCTTCCAAGTGATGGCGTGTATACAAACTAAAATGAGGCATTCTTTTGTCACATACATCAGAGCTAGTAGCAAACTTGATTTCCGTGCACAAAGGCTGCTGAGGTTAACGCCAATATTTCTCACCGTGCTCTGAGGTTTGCCGAGTGCCATGTGTGCTTGGACAACCTCCAGCATGTGTGAGGTAATTTCATTCATGTCCTCCAAGGGCCTGACGCTGAACGCCACAACAGATCTGTGGTtctgagacagaaagacaaataaCCCAGGCACTTAAGTCAGTCTGATACTGCTGAAAGCACAGAGGAACTTCAGGGGTGAGACTTCTCCAAAAAACCTCCTCATACTGTATTACGTGTATttccagaaacaaaacaaaaactatgtTGGTCAGTGTCAAATGGAACAAGTAATTTTCAGACAAATGGCATGTCAAATCATATGTGCTATAAAACTGAAGAACACCttcaaaactcaaaacatttAGAGTACAACATGATTTATCATTGTATCTACCAGCAACTTCAATTTCACATGGTCATGCAACCTTGCCAAGATCATAGTGCTAAACTTCTATTTGTTTCTGGGTAGTGTGGAGAGGATTTTAGAACAGTAACTCACCTGAAAGGAGCGCAGATTGCCAGAAACTTTGACGTATGTGCCTGGAGGCAGGACGGTGCTGTCCACACCGGGGTCCTatacaaaccaaaacaacagtGTCACCAAATAAAGATATGCCTTTGCTTCTGAAAAGGAATAagatcagatactttaagacttttactcaaatactattcgtatgggtgactttcacttttaccaaagtattGTTTTACCATGATGTCTAttaaagtatgacttttgggtactttatacaacactgccTTGTGCGCTGCTGTCTGTCATAACTATTGCATCCAATGATCTATGATGATGTGTTAACTGCCTAccgcagagaaaaaaaagattaacagGTTTATAATAAAGATGAGGGTGAGAAGTGATATTCTTTGTCAACCAGAAATTATGGTCAGGAGTCCAACCTTTAAATGGCTTAGGAGCCtcattttaacagaaaaacCACAAACAGGTTTGATTTAtcacatgtttgtattttaacaCTTCTTCTCTCACTTGTGACTGAGATGAATACAACAGCGCACTATATAGAGATTGTTTGTGTAATGGTAAAATCACATTCACTGACCTCTGTGTCTACCCACTGCTTCACATCCATGGGAGCACCTGTCATGTCATCGACCTTGTACTGGATGTTGGTCATGGATTTGTCTGTGCTCCTGATGACACCCACAATGGTAACCTATGACACAAAACATGAAGTGTTATCCAACAGTGAActcaaggaaattaaaacatTCTTAATAAAAGGGTGTCAAATGTGCTGCAGTGTATCATGTCTTGAGTTACTACATGTGGCATCAAACAATTAAtatctttcattttcttcagaaaAAATAGTCAATCAATGCAGGTTGTGGTTTTTTGGGGCAATTTTCTTCTTATTCCCACAATAcccaaatgtcatttttcattgtGGTCTTTGTCGCTGTTAACACCCTGTTGAGCAACTTGAAAGTACTCATGTATGTAGGCCTGACAGAGAGAAACTTCACTGGGAGGTTGTAACTTGCACAAAAGCTCAAAAAAAGTCCCTTATAGATTATGCCCAATTTAGTGCTGTAACGAGCAGTTGATTAATTAAACCACAGAAATCTAATCCGAAAACTAGGAATGCTCCTAacaatgtttttcatcattgattaatctgattattttcatgatagCACAGCAAATGCCAAGATTATGTattcaaattgtatttttatccAGTCTACATTCCAAAACTACGACATATTCTGTACCAtcaagggaaaaaaactaataaaccctcacatttgagaaactaAAACTTTTATATGTTGGCGTTTTAGCTTGTGAAATTACTGCAATGGTCACGGGCGTAggaaacatttcaaatgtggTTGGGACAATTTGATCAGAGGTTTCGGAGTTCTCCCCGAGACTTTTTGTGTATTTGGCATATcatgtattctggtgcattttaaCAGGTGTTTTTTCCTCAAACAATCATGACAGCAGATCATAGCTTTCAAATTGGAATTTTtgtgcctttttctttttgattataGTTGTAAATTGAACATCGTTGGGTTTAAGACAAAACAGGCAACTTGAAAGACATCATCAGGGAAGTTGTGATTAGTGTCCT includes:
- the rpa2 gene encoding replication protein A 32 kDa subunit translates to MRRTLSLARETTQGRSVQYNSRLLSLSRGVIYVSHFILLTHQQGANMWNQGGYSESSTVGGYTQSPGGFASPSLSQGGEKKGRARANQIIPCTVSQMMSASQADEAFKVGDVEVAQVTIVGVIRSTDKSMTNIQYKVDDMTGAPMDVKQWVDTEDPGVDSTVLPPGTYVKVSGNLRSFQNHRSVVAFSVRPLEDMNEITSHMLEVVQAHMALGKPQSTSGGVGGRMSSNDTAMSRSGMDNKGGSYEGANDMTNNGLSANQNQVLSLIRSCPDAQGISIQDLKQRLSGISLTVIKQAVEFLSNEGHIFSTIDEDHYKSTDNDD